CATGTGGTTGGAGGTTGTCGGCGTGGACTGGGGCGCCGGGTACGCGCCGTATCAAGGCAACCGGAGCGTGCTGGGAGACACGCTGGGGCGGCGGTGAACGCTCAACGCCGCAGATTGATGCGCCAATCGTAGTCCGTATCCACCCACGTGAACTTTCCGCCGCGCACCAGATCCTGTTCCGGACCCGCGGGGAGATACTTCGCCCAGAAGGCGCCGACCCCCTGCAGCGTTCCGCCAAAATCCTCGCGGTACCACGTGAAGATCGGCGACCCGTAAACGGTGCTGCTCTTCAGGTCCACGTGGTTCTTGGCGGTCTGCGCGAGAAACCGGCGCGCTTGATCGTCGAGCTGCGCGTCGAGACGCGCCGCGTCGTACGCTTCGCTGCGCAGTGGCGGACAGCCCATGGCCGCGCACACCAGCGCCACGTGAATGCGCGGATCCTTGAACTGCTTGCGGATGATCTCGTGCTCCACGTCGTCGAGTGTGAGCGTGCGTCGGTCGGCCTTCACGATCGGCTCGGCCCACGGGCTCTTGAGCGTGACGCCCAATACCTTGTTGATGTCGCGGATCGAGGTGCGCTCCTTCCGGCTGTTTAGCAACTGAATCGTGTACGCGTTGTAGACGTTGATCCAGTACGCGAGTTGTTCGTCTCGCGGGAGACTTGCCACCGGTACCCGACTAAGCTGCGCGAGGTAGGCCGTGAACCGCGCGTCGCGTTGAAAGGCGTTGTAGTCCACCAGGCCATTCGTGACGTAATCGGCAAGCATGGCGTTCCACGCGCGATGATCGACGACGGATGCCGGCGCGCTGACTGGCTGCGCCGATAGCACGCGCGGCACGGTGGCGGCGGCGAGTGACAGCAACAACACGCTGATCCAACCGGCGCGCTTCGCCAGCGCCGGCGCATACGACAACGCGAGCAGCAACACGCCGGCGATGGCGACGCGAATGAAGGCCGTCTGACGCGCGCCGTCGGTGCCGGCGAGGAGTGAATCGGCGAAATAGGTATACACGCTCGTTCCGGGAAGAATGCCGATGGCCGTCGCGGCGACGTAGTGCGTGAGGCGCACGCCGGCGAGGCCAGCGCCGAAGTTGAGGGCGTTGAACGGGACGACGGGAATCAGTCGCAA
This region of Gemmatimonas groenlandica genomic DNA includes:
- a CDS encoding DUF547 domain-containing protein, with product MSDVRAAPRAGAWIRLAIFGVILVALWSLARVLGFDSYISPERIGTTIRDARAVPFAAAIFVAAYVVVTTIGLPALPLTLAGGAIFGVAAGIALTWLGATLGATGAFLLARALGGDALRRLLGARAGTLDRILGDGAFLTMLRLRLIPVVPFNALNFGAGLAGVRLTHYVAATAIGILPGTSVYTYFADSLLAGTDGARQTAFIRVAIAGVLLLALSYAPALAKRAGWISVLLLSLAAATVPRVLSAQPVSAPASVVDHRAWNAMLADYVTNGLVDYNAFQRDARFTAYLAQLSRVPVASLPRDEQLAYWINVYNAYTIQLLNSRKERTSIRDINKVLGVTLKSPWAEPIVKADRRTLTLDDVEHEIIRKQFKDPRIHVALVCAAMGCPPLRSEAYDAARLDAQLDDQARRFLAQTAKNHVDLKSSTVYGSPIFTWYREDFGGTLQGVGAFWAKYLPAGPEQDLVRGGKFTWVDTDYDWRINLRR